One Stenotrophomonas sp. SAU14A_NAIMI4_5 DNA segment encodes these proteins:
- the ampE gene encoding regulatory signaling modulator protein AmpE translates to MFTTLVAVLVALALGHVAPAAAASLRRFDGFRRWLGWLDGHGGRAWQGAAGVALAIVPPLLLMALLAWLLRGVLFGLPGLLLGVAVLAWCWGPRDLDRDIEAIIDADDAASRQAAVRHLQAAGGSLREDVPSLVEATVLNALRRWFAVLFWFLLLGPVGALGYRLLALTAESPMRARVPVEPLALAQRLLAWIEWPVAQLMAFSMALVGNFDTAWKAWRQAHGERLAGDIGFLGAVARASVNAELREEAHDYTDAGLLPVWQRLPDLRDAMSLVWRMLLLWLAVLALLVIAGWVT, encoded by the coding sequence ATGTTCACCACCCTGGTCGCCGTGTTGGTGGCGCTGGCCCTGGGCCACGTTGCCCCGGCCGCTGCCGCCTCGCTGCGCCGTTTCGACGGCTTCCGGCGCTGGCTGGGCTGGTTGGACGGGCATGGCGGACGGGCATGGCAGGGAGCGGCCGGCGTGGCGCTGGCGATCGTGCCGCCGCTGTTGCTGATGGCCCTGCTGGCCTGGCTGCTGCGCGGGGTGCTGTTCGGCCTGCCCGGCCTGCTGCTGGGCGTGGCGGTGCTGGCCTGGTGCTGGGGCCCGCGCGATCTGGACCGCGATATCGAAGCGATCATCGACGCCGACGACGCGGCGAGCCGGCAGGCGGCGGTGCGGCACCTGCAGGCCGCCGGTGGCAGCCTGCGCGAGGACGTGCCCTCGCTGGTCGAGGCGACCGTTCTCAACGCACTGCGGCGCTGGTTCGCGGTGCTGTTCTGGTTCCTGCTGCTGGGCCCGGTCGGTGCCCTGGGCTATCGCCTGCTGGCGCTGACGGCCGAGAGCCCGATGCGCGCGCGGGTACCGGTGGAGCCGCTGGCGCTGGCGCAGCGCCTGCTGGCCTGGATCGAATGGCCGGTGGCCCAGCTGATGGCATTCTCGATGGCGCTGGTCGGCAACTTCGACACGGCGTGGAAGGCATGGCGTCAGGCCCATGGCGAGCGACTGGCCGGTGACATCGGCTTCCTCGGTGCGGTGGCGCGGGCCAGCGTGAATGCCGAGCTGCGCGAAGAAGCGCATGACTACACCGATGCGGGCCTGTTGCCGGTGTGGCAGCGGCTGCCGGACCTGCGCGATGCGATGAGCCTGGTGTGGCGGATGCTGCTGCTGTGGCTGGCAGTGCTGGCGCTGCTGGTGATTGCTGGCTGGGTGACGTAG
- the nudC gene encoding NAD(+) diphosphatase — protein MPNTPSPLSGFAFVAEPLERADALRDDADALARLWPDARILVLDQDGTAFTGDDDQPVALTGADIGGGPGSAIFLGLRAGQAWFSVEAANVTQSAPRRLDLRQAALLWSVAEATAFSYARGMSYWHSRTRFCGVCGGAVAFARGGFVGRCAQCATEHYPRVDPAVIVAVENQGRLLLGRQSNWAPRRYSVLAGFVEPGETFEQTVAREVHEESKVRVTSCQYLGSQPWPFPGALMVGFRAQAQDDVPTVDGELEDARWFTAEEVGAALARDVEDDGEGIRLSPPISISRGLIEHWYRQQQG, from the coding sequence ATGCCCAATACTCCTTCGCCGCTTTCCGGTTTCGCCTTCGTGGCGGAGCCGCTCGAGCGCGCCGATGCCCTGCGCGATGATGCCGATGCCCTGGCACGCCTGTGGCCGGATGCGCGCATTCTTGTCCTGGACCAGGACGGCACCGCCTTCACCGGTGATGACGACCAGCCGGTCGCGCTGACCGGCGCCGACATCGGCGGTGGCCCCGGTTCGGCCATCTTCCTCGGCCTGCGCGCGGGCCAGGCCTGGTTCTCCGTCGAAGCTGCCAACGTCACCCAGAGCGCACCGCGCCGACTCGACCTGCGCCAGGCCGCGCTGCTGTGGAGCGTGGCCGAAGCCACCGCCTTCAGCTATGCCCGCGGCATGTCCTACTGGCATTCGCGCACGCGCTTCTGCGGCGTGTGCGGTGGTGCGGTGGCCTTCGCCCGCGGCGGCTTCGTCGGCCGCTGCGCGCAGTGCGCCACCGAGCATTACCCGCGCGTCGACCCGGCGGTGATCGTGGCCGTGGAAAACCAGGGCCGCCTGCTGCTGGGCCGCCAGTCCAACTGGGCGCCGCGCCGCTATTCGGTGTTGGCCGGCTTCGTCGAACCTGGCGAGACCTTCGAGCAGACCGTCGCGCGCGAGGTGCATGAGGAGAGCAAGGTGCGGGTGACGTCCTGCCAGTACCTGGGCTCGCAGCCGTGGCCGTTCCCCGGCGCGTTGATGGTGGGTTTCCGCGCGCAGGCGCAGGACGACGTGCCGACCGTCGATGGCGAGCTGGAAGACGCACGCTGGTTCACCGCCGAAGAGGTGGGGGCGGCGCTGGCGCGTGATGTCGAGGACGATGGTGAAGGCATCCGCCTGTCGCCGCCGATCTCGATCTCGCGCGGCCTGATCGAACACTGGTACCGGCAGCAGCAGGGCTGA
- the erpA gene encoding iron-sulfur cluster insertion protein ErpA: MSTLVSLPGATPAAAPDYQSLERPLNFTESAAAKVKELIQDEGNPDLSLRVYIEGGGCSGFQYGFEFDENRAEDDLAVQTSGVTLLVDPLSLQYLMGAEVDYTESLTGAQFVIRNPNAKTTCGCGSSFSM; this comes from the coding sequence ATGAGCACGCTAGTTTCCCTGCCCGGCGCCACGCCGGCCGCCGCTCCCGACTACCAGTCGCTGGAGCGGCCGCTGAACTTCACCGAATCGGCCGCGGCCAAGGTGAAGGAACTGATCCAGGACGAGGGCAACCCCGACCTGTCTTTGCGCGTGTACATCGAGGGCGGTGGCTGTTCCGGGTTCCAGTACGGGTTCGAGTTCGACGAGAACCGCGCCGAGGACGACCTGGCGGTGCAGACCAGCGGGGTCACCCTGCTGGTCGACCCACTCAGCCTGCAGTACCTGATGGGCGCCGAGGTGGATTACACCGAGAGCCTGACCGGTGCGCAGTTCGTGATCCGCAACCCGAACGCGAAGACCACCTGCGGCTGCGGCAGCAGCTTCAGCATGTAA
- a CDS encoding polymer-forming cytoskeletal protein, with the protein MFGNSKSSRDGQLVVDALIGNQVVIRGDVEFSGGLYVEGRIHGKVIAQEGASGATLTLAEHGVIEGEIRAQVVVISGRLDGDVHATEKVELTPSARVNGNVHYQVVEMNAGAQLNGRLIHASSPVAALPAPEGEGEAAEGKGGTAARRKLAEAMA; encoded by the coding sequence ATGTTCGGAAACAGCAAATCCAGCCGTGATGGCCAGTTGGTGGTGGATGCCCTGATCGGCAACCAGGTGGTGATCCGCGGTGATGTGGAATTCAGTGGTGGCCTGTATGTGGAAGGCCGCATCCATGGCAAGGTGATCGCCCAGGAAGGCGCCAGCGGCGCGACGTTGACCCTGGCCGAGCATGGCGTCATCGAGGGCGAGATCCGCGCCCAGGTGGTGGTCATCAGCGGCCGCCTGGACGGTGACGTGCACGCCACCGAAAAGGTGGAACTGACCCCGAGCGCGCGGGTGAACGGCAACGTCCACTACCAGGTGGTGGAAATGAACGCGGGCGCCCAGCTGAATGGCCGCCTGATCCACGCCAGCAGCCCGGTTGCGGCCCTGCCGGCGCCGGAAGGCGAGGGCGAAGCGGCCGAAGGCAAGGGCGGCACCGCCGCGCGCCGCAAGCTGGCCGAGGCGATGGCTTGA
- a CDS encoding DUF6776 family protein, producing MNNRPSMRVQVRLPGSKPQPLDRRRLLVIGGIWLLSLVLAVLGGCWLGAPRDAQGQRLQAAEKRADTVQSQLTELRQKQATLEASDRISRAANTEVQSSLAERDEEIAGLRADVAFYERLVGSTSQRKGLNTHSIEFSAESAGTWQYAVVLTQNLNRGAISQGQMRFTVEGVKNGKLATISWDELHQRSKVPGQDYSFRYFQQLTGSVMLPTDFTPQRVRVTLGSGAGGTTQVFDWKQAGAPASKGE from the coding sequence ATGAACAACCGCCCATCCATGCGCGTACAGGTCCGACTGCCCGGTTCCAAGCCGCAGCCGCTCGACCGTCGCCGCCTGCTGGTCATCGGTGGCATCTGGCTGCTCAGCCTGGTGCTGGCGGTGCTGGGCGGCTGCTGGCTGGGCGCGCCGCGCGATGCCCAGGGGCAGCGCCTGCAGGCCGCCGAGAAGCGCGCCGACACGGTGCAGTCGCAGCTGACCGAGCTGCGCCAGAAGCAGGCCACGCTGGAAGCCTCCGACCGCATCAGCCGCGCCGCCAACACCGAGGTGCAGTCCTCGCTGGCCGAGCGCGATGAAGAGATCGCCGGCCTGCGCGCCGACGTGGCCTTCTATGAGCGCCTGGTCGGCTCGACCAGCCAGCGCAAGGGCCTGAACACCCATTCGATCGAGTTCAGCGCCGAATCGGCTGGCACCTGGCAGTACGCCGTGGTGCTGACCCAGAACCTCAACCGCGGGGCCATCAGCCAGGGGCAGATGCGCTTCACCGTGGAAGGCGTGAAGAACGGCAAGCTGGCCACGATCAGCTGGGATGAGCTGCACCAGCGCAGCAAGGTGCCGGGACAGGATTACTCCTTCCGGTACTTCCAGCAGCTTACCGGCAGTGTGATGCTGCCGACGGACTTCACCCCGCAACGGGTGAGGGTGACACTGGGGAGTGGTGCAGGGGGCACCACGCAGGTATTCGACTGGAAACAGGCCGGCGCACCGGCCAGCAAAGGGGAGTAG
- a CDS encoding DUF4126 domain-containing protein, with protein MTEAHLFVIGILLAWLAGIRVYLTVFGVGLAGLLGWVDLPPALQATESWWVLGTSAALAIAEFFADKIPGVDSIWDLIHTLARVPAGAFLAAATLSPDGQLGTGTLLAGAGVALASHGLKAGTRALLNTSPEPASNWVASVAEDTVVVGGLALALAHPWIALVVVLACSLAGALLVWLVWRTLWKGVRWLARAGGTAASGQPRTG; from the coding sequence ATGACCGAAGCCCACCTGTTCGTGATCGGCATCCTGCTGGCCTGGCTGGCCGGCATCCGCGTCTACCTCACCGTGTTCGGCGTCGGCCTGGCCGGCCTGCTCGGCTGGGTCGACCTGCCCCCGGCCCTGCAGGCCACCGAATCGTGGTGGGTGCTGGGCACCTCGGCGGCGCTGGCCATTGCCGAATTCTTCGCCGACAAGATCCCCGGGGTCGATTCCATCTGGGATCTCATCCACACCCTGGCGCGGGTACCGGCGGGCGCCTTCCTGGCTGCCGCCACGCTCTCGCCCGATGGTCAGCTCGGCACCGGCACCCTGCTGGCCGGCGCCGGCGTCGCCTTGGCCAGCCACGGCCTGAAGGCCGGCACCCGTGCCCTGCTCAACACCTCGCCGGAACCGGCCAGCAACTGGGTCGCCTCTGTCGCCGAGGACACCGTGGTGGTCGGCGGCCTGGCGCTGGCACTGGCCCATCCCTGGATCGCCCTGGTCGTGGTGCTGGCCTGCAGCCTGGCCGGCGCCCTGCTGGTGTGGCTGGTCTGGCGCACGTTGTGGAAGGGCGTGCGATGGCTTGCACGCGCTGGCGGTACGGCCGCATCAGGCCAGCCGCGCACCGGTTGA
- a CDS encoding EAL domain-containing protein, with product MSANESPAGARPGRAETPPADHWQRWANTSPAAAPTLVAVSSAPADAGGSLGTPPPLPSAPMDAGNGNDAPAASDSPYRVLIVEDDRAQALFAQSVLHGAGMQAEVLSDADGVQQAIRELRPDLILMDLHLPGLDGMRLTAMIRQQPGMQLLPIVFLSGDPDPERQFEVLDSGADDYLSKPIRPRHLIAAVANRIRRARAQAATLPGASGAPATSNPETGLPTRHHVLQQLSTALEQRDRGGVFFVEISSALGLRERYGYAAFERLMVQAGQRLAEAGHPHLLARLNDNSFLLLARGADEESLEGIAAALREQLSARAFVIRDDESVHLRGVVGYAPLSPGFDDANSALEAIERTTLQARLLTAGVAGHVHRQAVTEQEHLALLEGQLELAYQPIVAVAGGDTAQYQLLLRLRQADGTVLTAGQVIPAAEAAGRIADLDQQVLEHAMGLLDLYRHATQPLNLFVSQSLRTLQRDAFADWLLESLQQRDLPGTALVIDVRLPDALIHTVPLQQFCQRMASAGVRFCLSQFEPGSEADALLTQLPLSFVRMAARFSSSHSNPGTREELRRAIDRAHAAGLQIIGQQIEDPQAAAAMWVGGVDYIQGNMVQSAGSDLNFDFHNAVL from the coding sequence ATGTCCGCAAATGAATCCCCCGCGGGCGCACGCCCCGGACGCGCTGAAACCCCACCGGCCGATCATTGGCAGCGCTGGGCAAACACCTCGCCCGCCGCTGCGCCCACGCTTGTCGCGGTCTCCTCCGCACCGGCCGATGCGGGCGGCAGCCTGGGCACGCCGCCGCCGCTGCCATCCGCACCGATGGACGCAGGCAACGGCAACGATGCACCCGCCGCCTCGGACTCGCCGTACCGCGTGCTGATCGTCGAAGACGACCGTGCCCAGGCCCTGTTCGCGCAGAGCGTGCTGCACGGTGCCGGCATGCAGGCCGAGGTGCTGTCCGATGCCGATGGCGTGCAGCAGGCGATCCGCGAACTGCGCCCCGACCTGATCCTGATGGACCTGCACCTGCCGGGCCTGGATGGCATGCGCCTGACCGCGATGATCCGCCAGCAGCCGGGCATGCAGCTGCTGCCGATCGTCTTCCTCAGCGGCGACCCGGACCCGGAGCGCCAGTTCGAAGTGCTCGACAGCGGCGCCGATGATTACCTGAGCAAACCGATCCGCCCGCGCCACCTGATCGCGGCCGTGGCCAACCGCATCCGCCGCGCCCGCGCGCAGGCCGCCACCCTGCCCGGCGCCAGCGGTGCACCGGCCACCAGCAACCCGGAAACCGGCCTGCCGACCCGCCACCACGTGCTGCAGCAGCTCAGCACGGCGCTGGAGCAGCGCGACCGAGGTGGCGTGTTCTTCGTGGAGATCTCCAGCGCGCTGGGCCTGCGCGAGCGCTATGGCTATGCCGCCTTCGAGCGGCTGATGGTGCAGGCCGGCCAGCGCCTGGCCGAAGCCGGCCACCCGCACCTGCTGGCACGCCTGAACGACAACAGCTTCCTGCTGCTGGCCCGCGGCGCCGACGAGGAAAGCCTGGAAGGCATCGCCGCCGCACTGCGCGAGCAGCTGTCCGCGCGCGCCTTCGTCATCCGCGACGATGAATCGGTGCACCTGCGTGGCGTGGTCGGCTATGCGCCGCTGTCGCCGGGCTTCGACGATGCCAACAGCGCGCTGGAAGCCATCGAGCGCACCACCCTGCAGGCCCGCCTGCTGACCGCCGGCGTGGCCGGCCACGTGCATCGCCAGGCGGTGACCGAGCAGGAACACCTGGCCCTGCTGGAAGGCCAGTTGGAACTGGCCTACCAGCCGATCGTAGCCGTGGCAGGCGGCGATACCGCGCAGTACCAGCTGCTGCTGCGCCTGCGCCAGGCCGATGGCACCGTACTCACCGCCGGCCAGGTCATTCCGGCTGCCGAAGCCGCGGGCCGCATCGCCGATCTGGACCAGCAGGTGCTGGAACATGCGATGGGCCTGCTCGACCTGTACCGCCACGCGACCCAGCCGCTGAACCTGTTCGTCTCGCAGTCGCTGCGCACGCTGCAGCGCGATGCGTTCGCCGACTGGCTGCTGGAATCGCTGCAGCAGCGCGACCTGCCCGGCACCGCACTGGTGATCGACGTGCGCCTGCCCGACGCGCTCATCCACACCGTGCCGCTGCAGCAGTTCTGCCAGCGCATGGCCAGTGCCGGCGTGCGTTTCTGCCTGAGCCAGTTCGAGCCGGGCAGCGAAGCCGATGCCCTGCTCACCCAGCTGCCGCTGTCGTTCGTGCGCATGGCCGCGCGCTTCTCCAGCAGCCACTCCAACCCGGGCACCCGCGAGGAACTGCGTCGGGCGATCGATCGCGCGCATGCCGCAGGCCTGCAGATCATCGGCCAGCAGATCGAGGATCCGCAGGCAGCGGCGGCGATGTGGGTCGGCGGCGTGGACTACATCCAGGGCAACATGGTGCAGTCGGCGGGCAGCGACCTGAACTTCGACTTCCACAACGCGGTGCTCTGA
- a CDS encoding hybrid sensor histidine kinase/response regulator — MPLTVALLAALVLAASVALALGLRLRQRGQALAALQRERTVLTSERDQLRRTTERQGQLEQQLLQAKQAAEAAALAKGEFLATMSHEIRTPLNGILPMLELIARGPLGEDQRQMLATASVSSQQLLRIVDDILDYSRLEAQALELEITSFNLRELLDGVVQLLQRAAESKGLVLALQLDPAVRLPVRGDPVRLRQVLTNLLANAIKFTARGQVQLRVQRLGEGPAQHQLRFEVVDTGIGIDATLQSRLFQSFSQADASTTRLYGGTGLGLAICKRIIDLMHGQIGVQSRPGQGATFWFEIPLLKIPGDLPALARAPSPLLLHSADVALQARVERIAAHHGLPVQVLAERDVLLERLRAAPRPGQPSPAWLLVDARSRRGGEATLLRTLAERGADDTLQVLWLQDEPAPAQARQQQLPASFNDAHLHAVLAAPTASVRPAALLATAERGQAPATLPPLDLRVLLVEDNAVNRMVAEQLLRVFQCDVRNAADGEQALLALGEGGIDVVLMDCQMPVLDGYAATRQWRSEEAAHGRARLPIIAMTANAMAGDRERCLQAGMDDYLSKPINRETLHALLQRWGEAPVVVDCHDASEAVESSLLDCRHAENSRASSTLLDNEGRPGGTPPAPDADTPPQPVLDRSVLEELQDVIGPAALQIVAVFLEDAPALVQALQQAAQANDIERLQALSHTLKSSSANVGALSLSAVARRIEHEARAGSLQRPAVAVALLVAEFARARVALTGYLAQER, encoded by the coding sequence GTGCCGCTGACGGTCGCGCTGCTGGCAGCTCTGGTGCTGGCCGCCAGCGTGGCGCTGGCACTTGGCCTGCGCCTGCGCCAACGCGGCCAGGCGCTGGCGGCCCTGCAGCGCGAACGCACCGTGCTGACCAGCGAGCGCGACCAGCTGCGCCGTACCACCGAGCGCCAGGGCCAGCTGGAACAGCAGCTGCTGCAGGCCAAGCAGGCCGCCGAGGCGGCCGCGCTGGCCAAGGGCGAGTTCCTGGCCACCATGAGCCACGAGATCCGCACGCCGCTCAACGGCATCCTGCCAATGCTCGAGCTGATCGCACGCGGGCCCCTGGGCGAGGATCAGCGGCAGATGCTGGCCACCGCATCGGTCAGCTCGCAGCAGCTGCTGCGCATCGTCGATGACATCCTCGATTACTCGCGCCTGGAAGCGCAGGCCCTGGAACTGGAGATCACCAGCTTCAACCTGCGCGAGCTGTTGGACGGCGTGGTGCAGCTGCTGCAGCGCGCTGCCGAATCGAAGGGCCTGGTGCTCGCCCTGCAGCTGGACCCGGCCGTGCGCCTGCCGGTGCGTGGCGACCCGGTGCGCCTGCGCCAGGTACTGACCAACCTGCTGGCCAATGCGATCAAGTTCACCGCGCGCGGCCAGGTGCAGCTGCGCGTGCAGCGCCTGGGCGAAGGCCCGGCCCAGCACCAGCTGCGGTTTGAAGTGGTCGACACCGGCATCGGCATCGACGCCACCCTGCAGTCACGGCTGTTCCAGTCCTTCAGCCAGGCCGATGCATCGACCACCCGCCTGTACGGCGGCACCGGCTTGGGCCTGGCCATCTGCAAGCGCATCATCGACCTGATGCACGGCCAGATCGGCGTGCAGTCCAGGCCCGGCCAGGGCGCCACGTTCTGGTTCGAGATTCCACTGCTGAAGATCCCCGGCGACCTGCCGGCACTGGCGCGCGCGCCGTCGCCGCTGCTGCTGCACAGTGCCGATGTGGCGCTGCAGGCGCGCGTGGAGCGCATCGCTGCCCACCACGGGCTGCCGGTGCAGGTGCTGGCCGAGCGCGATGTGCTGCTGGAGCGCCTGCGCGCTGCCCCACGCCCGGGCCAGCCGAGCCCGGCGTGGCTGCTGGTGGATGCCCGCTCGCGCCGTGGCGGCGAAGCGACGCTGCTGCGTACGCTGGCCGAGCGCGGCGCGGACGACACGCTGCAGGTGCTGTGGCTGCAGGACGAGCCCGCCCCCGCACAGGCCCGCCAGCAACAGCTGCCGGCCAGTTTCAACGACGCCCACCTGCATGCCGTGCTGGCCGCGCCCACCGCCAGCGTGCGACCGGCAGCCCTGCTGGCCACCGCCGAACGCGGCCAGGCACCGGCCACGCTGCCGCCGCTGGATCTGCGCGTGCTGCTGGTGGAGGACAACGCGGTCAACCGCATGGTGGCCGAACAGCTGCTGCGGGTCTTCCAGTGCGACGTGCGCAACGCCGCCGACGGCGAGCAGGCCCTGCTGGCGCTGGGCGAGGGCGGCATCGATGTGGTGCTGATGGATTGCCAGATGCCGGTACTGGATGGCTATGCCGCCACCCGCCAGTGGCGCAGCGAGGAAGCGGCACATGGCCGCGCGCGTCTGCCGATCATCGCCATGACCGCCAATGCCATGGCCGGCGACCGCGAGCGCTGCCTGCAGGCCGGCATGGATGATTACCTGTCCAAACCGATCAACCGCGAAACCCTGCATGCGCTGCTGCAGCGCTGGGGCGAAGCGCCTGTTGTTGTCGACTGCCACGATGCTTCCGAAGCCGTAGAGTCGAGCTTGCTCGACTGTCGTCATGCCGAAAACAGTCGAGCAAGCTCGACTCTACTGGACAACGAAGGTCGGCCAGGCGGGACACCTCCCGCGCCCGACGCGGACACTCCGCCGCAGCCGGTGCTGGACCGCAGCGTGCTTGAGGAACTGCAGGATGTGATCGGCCCGGCCGCACTGCAGATCGTCGCCGTGTTCCTCGAGGATGCTCCGGCACTCGTGCAGGCCCTGCAGCAGGCAGCACAGGCCAACGACATCGAGCGCCTGCAGGCGCTGTCGCACACCCTCAAATCATCCAGCGCCAATGTCGGCGCACTGTCACTGTCGGCGGTGGCCCGGCGCATCGAGCACGAAGCCCGCGCGGGCAGCCTGCAGCGCCCCGCGGTGGCGGTGGCGCTGCTGGTGGCCGAGTTCGCCCGCGCACGCGTGGCGTTGACCGGCTACTTGGCCCAGGAGCGGTAG